CGAGATCGTGGTTgttcgtcgcgttcgccgcggcgctgaggatAACCTTCCTCACCACGTCGGCGTACTTCTTCGGCGACAGCGCGCACTGCACCAGAGCGTCCGACACGGAGCACCCTCGGATCACCCGCAGCACGTCGTTGAACTTCTTTGGCGATCCCTTAGCCTGGCggaggaccgcgcgcgccacccgctcgccgcccgcgtcggtgaggcCGGTACCGAAGTCCGCTCGCGTCATACCGCGCGGAGCGGGTGCGCGCATCAGCGGGGACGGCTGCGCGACATCGGGGACGACAGTCGTCACGGCGTCGCTCGCTGGATCCCCGGGATCCTCATCACCCGCGCCGGAACCCTTCCTcccggcatcgtcgcccgccgcgcgcatgctcgcgtcgcttccccgcgcgaacccccgcgtcgcgtgaAGCACGCTCCACGTGCGCGTCATCTCGCGGGCGTTCGCGATCGAGGACgaacccgcgtcgcgctcgatgcCCGCCGTCGATCCCCGACAGCCCCCCCACCCCCGGGCGGCGAtcatcgcgcccccgcccgccgcgggagagCCCCGCAGCGACAGCCTCCCGAGCACCCTGACGCATCGTGAGAGCGCCGCCATGCCTTCCGCAGATCCTCGCGAGACTGAGCCCCGCCGATCCGACCTGCCCTGATCGTCACACGGCAACTGCt
The genomic region above belongs to Micromonas commoda chromosome 4, complete sequence and contains:
- a CDS encoding predicted protein, with product RAVLRQAKGSPKKFNDVLRVIRGCSVSDALVQCALSPKKYADVVRKVILSAAANATNNHDLDRDKLFVAEAVVGKGTFLPRVSIHGRGRAGKMHRPRSHVTIVVEE